A part of Paenibacillus sp. 481 genomic DNA contains:
- a CDS encoding YiaA/YiaB family inner membrane protein, which yields MKRRNTMAFTAMSYVFFTVSVALTLGGIIWYLDQPFAVKGYYGMGVFCTIMASFTLQKVIRDNEEDKLAQERSPDRQQPMGKRNTAAFTAMAYVFFAVSVALTLGGIVWFLDQPFAVKGYYGMGIFCTIMASFTLQKVIRDNDEDKRLVESPVGARAEHLS from the coding sequence TTGAAGAGACGTAATACAATGGCATTCACCGCAATGTCTTATGTGTTCTTTACCGTTTCGGTAGCACTCACACTTGGGGGGATCATTTGGTATCTCGATCAACCTTTTGCTGTTAAGGGCTACTATGGGATGGGTGTGTTTTGCACGATCATGGCGAGCTTCACCTTGCAAAAAGTGATTCGTGACAACGAAGAGGACAAACTAGCTCAAGAACGGTCCCCTGATCGTCAGCAGCCAATGGGCAAGCGCAATACGGCAGCGTTTACAGCAATGGCGTATGTGTTTTTTGCTGTATCAGTTGCGCTTACGCTCGGCGGGATTGTCTGGTTTCTGGATCAACCTTTTGCAGTAAAGGGTTACTATGGAATGGGAATATTTTGTACGATTATGGCCAGTTTCACCCTGCAAAAAGTAATTCGCGACAACGATGAGGACAAGCGCTTGGTTGAGAGCCCTGTCGGGGCGAGGGCGGAGCACCTTTCGTAA
- a CDS encoding ABC transporter substrate-binding protein yields MLKMSRLLILIFCFSLALVGCSSGGAKQGTTEGQAKPQEAQGDVRKLNHLKGEIEIKGTPQRVVVLEWSSLEDVLALGVKPVGAADIDGYKKWVNIKPDMLEGVTDVGSRVEPNLEIIQSLKPDLIIGVDRIEPFYDKLSDIAPTILFNKTTEQDPDAYAMMERNLKLAADALNKQVEGEKVLKEVNDAIAALAGKVKEAGKADTEFVLVQAFTMKNVPTMRYLSDNSMSAKVFNKLGLKNAFQPTKYVQTMEEGGVEALLPLKKANFFYIVQDDDHIFKNQLKENPVWKNLDFVKENRTYAMGGDTWLFGGPLSAQLIAERAVGAFVK; encoded by the coding sequence ATGTTAAAAATGTCTCGATTACTTATACTTATTTTCTGTTTCTCGCTAGCACTTGTTGGTTGCTCATCAGGCGGAGCGAAGCAAGGTACAACGGAAGGGCAAGCGAAACCGCAGGAGGCGCAAGGCGATGTGCGCAAATTGAATCACCTCAAAGGAGAAATTGAAATTAAAGGCACACCACAGCGAGTGGTCGTCCTAGAATGGTCTTCCTTAGAAGATGTGCTTGCTCTAGGCGTGAAGCCTGTTGGGGCTGCTGATATAGACGGTTACAAGAAATGGGTGAACATTAAGCCGGATATGCTAGAGGGCGTTACGGATGTAGGTAGCCGTGTGGAGCCGAACCTTGAGATTATTCAAAGCTTAAAGCCGGACTTAATTATCGGTGTCGATCGTATCGAACCTTTTTATGACAAATTAAGCGATATCGCGCCAACGATTTTGTTTAACAAAACGACGGAACAAGACCCGGATGCCTATGCCATGATGGAACGCAATCTCAAACTTGCAGCAGATGCATTGAACAAGCAAGTGGAAGGGGAAAAAGTACTTAAAGAAGTTAACGATGCGATTGCAGCCTTGGCTGGAAAAGTAAAAGAAGCAGGCAAAGCAGATACTGAATTCGTGCTTGTACAAGCTTTCACGATGAAAAATGTACCTACAATGCGGTATTTGTCGGACAACTCCATGTCTGCCAAAGTGTTTAATAAACTTGGATTGAAAAATGCATTCCAGCCTACCAAGTATGTGCAAACAATGGAAGAAGGCGGCGTTGAGGCGTTGCTGCCACTGAAGAAAGCGAATTTCTTCTATATCGTACAGGATGACGACCACATTTTTAAAAATCAATTAAAAGAAAATCCGGTCTGGAAAAATCTTGACTTCGTCAAAGAGAACAGAACGTATGCAATGGGTGGCGACACTTGGTTGTTCGGTGGACCGTTATCAGCGCAATTAATTGCTGAGCGCGCGGTTGGGGCGTTTGTGAAATGA
- a CDS encoding DUF1992 domain-containing protein, whose translation MIQHNDWMSDAFAEFGRNGGLYQLHGKGKPLDVQSGSVLDSTRKEANVRPPWLELQHEIRHSIESTLAMLNRDPATVTDTDICNINEKIRRYNKQVPSTWLQKGFVSKQHLRIQSEKWA comes from the coding sequence ATGATTCAGCATAACGATTGGATGAGCGATGCTTTTGCCGAGTTTGGGCGAAATGGCGGTCTCTATCAGTTACATGGAAAAGGTAAACCGTTAGACGTACAAAGCGGAAGCGTCTTGGACTCGACACGTAAGGAAGCAAATGTGCGGCCTCCATGGTTGGAGCTGCAGCACGAAATTCGACATTCCATTGAGTCAACGCTAGCAATGTTGAATAGAGATCCTGCCACGGTAACGGACACGGATATCTGCAACATTAACGAAAAAATCCGTCGCTACAACAAACAAGTGCCTAGCACTTGGCTGCAAAAGGGGTTTGTCTCGAAGCAGCATTTACGGATTCAATCCGAGAAATGGGCATAA
- a CDS encoding GNAT family N-acetyltransferase gives MTTQSLLMMNISEQFETARMYIRKPLLGDGVEVNAAIMESWADLHKWMVWAQEKPTVEETEENIRQAHIHFLERKQFRLQGYHKETGELVFCGGLHLPDWKVRKFEIGYWVRNKYAGKGLVTEAVQKIEQFAIEELRANRLVIQCDAENEQSANVARRCGFTLEGIMRNECYDATGTNLRHTMLFSKVRGIEFN, from the coding sequence ATGACTACTCAATCCCTACTAATGATGAATATTTCAGAACAATTTGAAACAGCACGCATGTACATTCGCAAACCTTTGCTTGGCGACGGGGTTGAAGTAAATGCAGCGATTATGGAAAGCTGGGCAGACTTGCACAAGTGGATGGTATGGGCGCAAGAAAAGCCTACTGTGGAGGAAACGGAAGAAAATATACGTCAAGCACACATTCATTTTTTAGAACGCAAGCAATTTCGGTTACAAGGCTACCATAAAGAAACAGGTGAATTGGTTTTTTGCGGAGGTTTACATTTGCCGGACTGGAAAGTAAGGAAATTTGAAATTGGTTATTGGGTGAGGAACAAATACGCAGGCAAAGGTCTGGTAACGGAAGCGGTGCAAAAGATCGAGCAATTTGCGATCGAAGAATTGAGGGCCAACCGACTTGTGATACAATGTGATGCTGAAAATGAGCAGAGCGCCAATGTAGCAAGACGATGTGGGTTCACATTAGAGGGGATCATGCGTAACGAGTGCTATGATGCTACGGGTACGAATTTACGTCATACGATGTTGTTCTCTAAGGTAAGAGGGATTGAGTTTAACTAG
- a CDS encoding amidohydrolase, translating into MTAYWLTNVRLDSGFIEDEDGVFHTRSELCHLLIDQGTIQQIVSADRPLETEMPQHNANHLLALPSFQENHNHLDKTYLGYGWKSCKPVNSLIERLNMEAKESVILLDSIQTRAEAMLELIASFGATHIRTHVNIDPHVGLKNLEGVRRALDTFSNRMTAEIVAFPQHGLLRSQAGDLMRQAMQEGATHVGGLDPGGVDGDIERSLQLMMDIAVEADADVDIHLHDSSTLGLHTMQRLADMTADAGWHNRMAISHAFALGDSPQAQTNEMIDRFAALGVSIMTTVATNRAIPVPLMHEQGIHVALGCDGFYDSWAPFGTGDVLEKATRLAERYRWIDERSLTGALTFITGGRKTLDEQGNRLWPMQGDAANIVFFDATCSAEVVARRPDRSAVMFKGNVVYGAL; encoded by the coding sequence ATGACAGCATACTGGCTCACAAACGTCCGACTGGACAGCGGTTTCATCGAAGACGAGGATGGCGTATTTCATACCCGTTCAGAATTGTGTCATCTTCTAATTGACCAAGGGACTATTCAACAAATCGTTTCTGCGGATCGCCCGCTAGAGACGGAAATGCCACAGCATAATGCGAACCATTTGCTGGCACTTCCCTCTTTCCAAGAAAATCATAATCATTTGGATAAAACGTATCTCGGCTATGGTTGGAAATCATGCAAACCGGTCAATAGCTTAATCGAACGTTTGAATATGGAAGCGAAAGAATCGGTCATTCTATTAGATTCCATTCAAACGCGAGCTGAAGCGATGCTAGAGCTGATCGCCTCTTTCGGTGCAACTCATATTCGCACTCATGTCAATATTGACCCCCATGTCGGTCTGAAAAATTTGGAAGGGGTGCGCAGAGCACTGGATACGTTCAGCAACCGCATGACTGCTGAAATTGTCGCCTTTCCACAACACGGCCTGCTGCGCTCGCAAGCAGGCGATCTGATGAGACAGGCGATGCAGGAAGGTGCAACCCACGTTGGTGGACTCGACCCAGGAGGTGTCGATGGCGACATTGAGCGCTCCCTTCAGCTCATGATGGACATCGCGGTAGAGGCCGATGCAGATGTAGATATTCATCTGCACGACTCGTCCACGCTCGGTTTACATACGATGCAACGGCTGGCCGACATGACAGCGGATGCGGGCTGGCATAACCGGATGGCGATTAGCCATGCTTTTGCGCTGGGCGATTCGCCGCAAGCGCAAACGAATGAGATGATCGATCGCTTCGCCGCACTCGGCGTGTCGATCATGACAACAGTCGCCACAAATCGGGCCATTCCTGTCCCCTTGATGCATGAACAAGGAATACACGTTGCCCTTGGCTGTGACGGCTTCTACGATTCATGGGCACCATTCGGCACGGGCGATGTCCTTGAAAAAGCAACGCGCCTTGCAGAACGCTACCGCTGGATCGACGAGCGGTCACTGACAGGAGCGTTAACTTTTATTACAGGTGGACGCAAAACGTTAGATGAGCAGGGCAACCGCCTCTGGCCAATGCAAGGCGATGCAGCTAACATCGTCTTCTTCGATGCTACCTGTTCGGCGGAGGTCGTAGCTCGCAGACCTGACCGCAGTGCGGTTATGTTTAAAGGAAACGTTGTGTACGGGGCGCTTTAA
- a CDS encoding nitric oxide synthase oxygenase yields MDKGANIIRNETIWEAAVPFIKQCYSELGRTEQETTERLQHIREEITRTGSYVHTYSELEHGAKMAWRNSNRCIGRLFWQSLHVMDARDVQHFDEVRAALLNHIQYATNEGRIRPTITVFPARLHGKSRVQIWNHQLLRYAGYKRENEIGDETGHGHADGIIGDPHSLTFTRVCESLGWQGKRTDFDILPLVVQIDDGTPQWFPIPEELVLEVPLSHPEYDWFKQDLQLKWYAVPIISDMQLEIGGIAYTAAPFNGWYMGTEIGARNLADEQRYHVLPVVASKMGLQTTSNYSLWKDRALVELNTAVLYSFKEAGVSIVDHHTAAQQFMRFEQLEQTAGRSITGDWTWLIPPISPAATPIFHHQYDNRQQSPNFLYQDAPYEKLSVNDLRELHKLSELRESHALPEKSASCPFHSTSGSLS; encoded by the coding sequence GTGGATAAGGGGGCTAACATCATTCGAAACGAAACCATTTGGGAAGCAGCTGTCCCTTTTATTAAACAATGCTATAGCGAGCTTGGTCGCACCGAACAGGAAACGACTGAGCGTCTTCAACATATTCGGGAAGAAATAACACGTACAGGCAGCTATGTTCATACGTATTCAGAGCTGGAGCATGGGGCCAAAATGGCATGGCGCAACAGCAATCGCTGCATTGGTAGGTTATTTTGGCAGTCGCTGCACGTTATGGATGCACGGGATGTGCAGCACTTCGATGAAGTGCGCGCTGCGCTGCTGAACCATATCCAGTATGCAACGAACGAGGGGCGTATCCGACCAACGATTACGGTGTTCCCTGCTCGTTTACATGGCAAATCGCGAGTCCAAATTTGGAATCATCAATTGCTACGTTATGCCGGATATAAGCGTGAAAATGAGATTGGTGATGAAACTGGTCATGGTCATGCTGATGGGATCATTGGTGACCCGCACTCCTTGACCTTTACACGCGTATGTGAGTCACTTGGATGGCAAGGAAAGCGCACCGACTTTGATATCCTGCCACTCGTTGTACAAATAGATGATGGAACCCCGCAATGGTTCCCGATTCCTGAGGAACTGGTGCTTGAAGTTCCATTAAGTCATCCCGAATATGATTGGTTTAAGCAAGATTTGCAGCTTAAATGGTACGCCGTGCCAATCATTTCGGACATGCAGCTTGAAATTGGCGGCATTGCCTATACAGCCGCACCGTTTAACGGCTGGTATATGGGAACTGAAATCGGAGCGCGCAATTTGGCTGATGAGCAGCGCTATCATGTATTGCCTGTCGTCGCCTCTAAAATGGGACTCCAGACGACCTCTAATTACTCGCTCTGGAAAGACCGTGCGCTCGTTGAGCTGAATACAGCTGTGCTCTATTCATTTAAAGAAGCTGGGGTTAGTATTGTAGACCATCATACGGCCGCGCAGCAATTCATGCGGTTTGAACAGCTTGAGCAAACGGCTGGCCGATCGATAACAGGCGATTGGACATGGCTGATTCCGCCGATCTCACCTGCCGCAACACCGATTTTCCATCATCAGTACGACAATCGGCAGCAGTCGCCTAACTTTTTGTATCAGGATGCTCCGTACGAGAAGTTGTCGGTGAACGATTTACGCGAGCTGCACAAGCTTTCCGAGCTGCGTGAATCGCACGCGCTTCCCGAAAAATCGGCTTCTTGTCCGTTCCATTCGACTTCGGGTAGCTTATCCTAA
- a CDS encoding iron ABC transporter permease yields the protein MKMKLNESGANTAFFLYKGVIPLAMFVGGGLLLGVLTIMHIMQGAADLTPRLVIEALLSPQDTAEHHVVRTVRLPRVVAGILAGGALAVAGVLLQTITRNPLASAGTLGINAGAQLAVVMAGVFVPSLLAVSPMLVAFVGGTVAALLAYALAGGIQASPLRMALAGMIVSMAVAAFTAGLQLFFEEETTGLFLWGSGSLIQNDWSGISYAWPWVVICAVAAIALSRSLDVLLLNEETAQSLGQNVSKVRFVSLVIALVLAAVIVSLVGPIGFVGLVAPHLVRLVGIRSHKLLIPAAFLWGSVLLVGADVVGRLANNSSYSELPVGAVTALIGGPCLAWLAYRAARKHRAVPEPFQSSSHKKARRLSYGGLLIMATIGLLASTIVGMMFGGLKIPLHEVLAVFIGQGPEQASSIILNSRLPRMLVAACAGAALAVSGLLMQGVVRNPLADPSIIGVTSGAGVGALALLLVWPDLPIALLPVAAFAGAIVAALIVYVIARRTGFQPAVIVLVGIAVSACGSALIQIMVVEAKMNVGAALAWLSGSTYARGWDDLVQLLFWPAVLLPAAWIVGRKLDILAVGNECATGLGVHVVNTRLRGAAIGVALAAAAVATVGTIGFVGLIAPHAARMLIGHHHRKLIPLSALIGALLLVLADAIGRTLMPPSEIPSGLVVAIIGAPYFLWLMRSTQK from the coding sequence ATGAAGATGAAGTTGAACGAAAGCGGTGCAAATACCGCTTTCTTCCTGTATAAAGGGGTCATTCCGCTGGCCATGTTTGTGGGCGGCGGTTTACTGCTCGGTGTGCTCACGATTATGCATATCATGCAAGGTGCGGCGGATTTGACACCGCGCTTAGTTATCGAAGCGCTATTGTCGCCACAGGATACGGCGGAGCATCATGTGGTGCGAACGGTGCGCCTACCACGGGTCGTAGCCGGAATATTGGCGGGTGGCGCATTAGCAGTTGCTGGTGTATTGCTGCAAACGATTACACGCAATCCGCTTGCCTCAGCGGGTACGCTCGGTATTAATGCGGGCGCTCAGTTAGCTGTCGTTATGGCAGGGGTATTCGTGCCATCGTTGCTTGCTGTGTCGCCTATGCTGGTCGCGTTTGTAGGTGGAACTGTCGCCGCGCTGCTTGCTTATGCACTCGCGGGTGGAATTCAAGCTTCACCGCTGCGCATGGCGCTCGCTGGTATGATCGTGTCGATGGCGGTCGCAGCATTTACCGCAGGCTTGCAACTGTTTTTTGAAGAAGAAACAACGGGGCTGTTCTTATGGGGAAGCGGATCGCTCATCCAAAACGATTGGAGCGGCATTAGCTATGCTTGGCCTTGGGTCGTCATATGTGCCGTTGCAGCGATAGCGCTCTCGCGTTCGCTTGACGTGCTGCTGCTTAACGAAGAGACCGCACAGTCGCTCGGTCAAAACGTATCGAAAGTTCGCTTCGTTAGCCTAGTCATCGCATTAGTGCTTGCGGCTGTTATTGTTAGCCTCGTGGGGCCAATCGGCTTTGTTGGCCTTGTGGCGCCGCACCTTGTGCGCTTGGTCGGTATTCGCAGTCATAAGCTGCTCATTCCCGCAGCATTTTTGTGGGGGTCTGTGCTGCTCGTTGGCGCCGATGTTGTCGGACGCTTAGCGAACAATAGCTCTTACAGTGAGCTGCCTGTCGGCGCTGTCACCGCTTTAATTGGAGGCCCGTGCCTCGCTTGGCTCGCTTATCGAGCAGCGAGGAAGCATCGAGCGGTTCCAGAGCCGTTTCAGTCGTCGTCACATAAGAAGGCGCGCCGATTGTCGTATGGTGGCTTGCTCATCATGGCGACTATCGGGTTATTGGCAAGTACGATCGTCGGGATGATGTTTGGTGGACTAAAAATTCCCTTGCATGAAGTGCTAGCGGTGTTCATTGGGCAGGGGCCTGAGCAAGCGAGCAGCATTATTTTAAATAGCAGGCTACCTCGGATGTTGGTTGCCGCATGTGCAGGTGCAGCCCTTGCTGTCAGTGGCTTGCTCATGCAAGGCGTCGTGCGCAATCCGTTAGCAGACCCGTCCATTATCGGCGTAACTTCCGGAGCGGGCGTAGGAGCTTTGGCGCTGCTGCTCGTGTGGCCGGATCTGCCGATAGCGTTACTGCCTGTTGCTGCGTTTGCTGGTGCGATTGTAGCAGCGCTTATTGTGTACGTGATTGCACGCCGCACAGGCTTTCAGCCTGCTGTAATCGTATTAGTCGGCATCGCCGTATCCGCCTGCGGCTCGGCTCTCATTCAAATTATGGTCGTTGAAGCGAAAATGAACGTTGGGGCTGCATTGGCTTGGTTGTCCGGCAGCACGTACGCCCGTGGCTGGGACGACCTTGTACAGCTGCTATTCTGGCCAGCCGTGCTGCTGCCTGCGGCTTGGATCGTCGGACGAAAGCTGGACATTTTGGCAGTTGGCAATGAGTGCGCGACGGGACTGGGTGTCCACGTCGTCAATACGCGGCTTAGAGGTGCCGCGATTGGTGTCGCTTTAGCTGCCGCAGCTGTCGCTACAGTGGGTACGATTGGCTTTGTCGGGCTTATTGCTCCACATGCTGCACGGATGCTTATTGGGCATCATCATCGCAAGTTAATTCCGTTAAGCGCCTTAATTGGGGCGCTGCTGCTTGTGCTGGCAGACGCAATCGGACGTACGTTGATGCCGCCAAGTGAAATCCCATCTGGCTTAGTTGTGGCGATTATCGGCGCACCGTACTTTTTGTGGCTAATGCGTTCTACGCAAAAATAA